In Apium graveolens cultivar Ventura chromosome 10, ASM990537v1, whole genome shotgun sequence, the following are encoded in one genomic region:
- the LOC141693497 gene encoding AP2-like ethylene-responsive transcription factor CRL5 — protein MNTSESSSSGLNWLGFSLSPNLKTEEEYLFDHQKQASSSVAAAHNVPASLYISSASSASCNGMVSNSSPRLENFLGGGHHQYENNIYYHQKNIEKDHSLDFVQQPFSSQEEMHYLSGLTSCQNIMYQTSPQGENREEAQVGDWILGQISSQQMISSGMIVDVGATSVGPMGCGDLQSLSLSMSPGSQSSCVTPSRQISPSGTVCLAMETKKRGSEKMSTKQPAHRKSLDAFGQRTSQYRGVTRHRWTGRYEAHLWDNSCKKEGQTRKGRQVYLGGYDMEEKAARAYDCAAIKYWGVSTHINFPLENYQQQLEEMKNMTRQEYVAHLRRRSSGFSRGASMYRGVTRHHQHGRWQARIGRVAGNKDLYLGTFSTQEEAAEAYDIAAIKFRGVSAVTNFDITRYDVDKIMASNTLLAGELARRNKDREPQPTSEAVPTYVNPIKANNNEEHIQLEQNASSLNWKVMLDQFPQQQQKHNVTGQHYKNSSFSMALQNLIGDESTNSSHLLVNESTKINNHHLSDPSSLVTSLDSSREGSPDKSGTAAIRFATPSIYSSWITSSQSRAAQISTAQLPVFAAWNNSS, from the exons ATGAACACTAGTGAGAGTAGTAGTAGTGGTTTAAACTGGTTAGGTTTTTCTCTGTCACCTAATTTGAAAACAGAGGAAGAGTATCTGTTTGATCATCAAAAACAAGCTTCTTCATCTGTTGCTGCAGCTCATAATGTTCCTGCAAGCCTCTACATCTCCTCCGCATCATCAGCATCTTGTAATG GTATGGTGTCAAATTCTTCTCCACGACTAGAGAATTTCTTAGGTGGTGGGCATCATCAGTATGAAAATAACATCTATTACCACCAGAAAAATATTGAAAAAGATCACTCTCTTGACTTTGTTCAACAACCTTTTAGCTCACAAGAAGAGATGCACTACCTTTCTGGCCTTACTAGTTGCCAAAACATTATGTATCAAACATCACCACAAGGAGAAAACAGAGAAGAAGCCCAGGTTGGTGACTGGATCTTGGGACAGATTTCAAGCCAACAAATGATTTCCTCTGGCATGATTGTTGATGTTGGTGCTACTTCTGTTGGGCCAATGGGCTGTGGGGATTTGCAATCTTTGAGTTTGTCTATGAGCCCTGGCTCTCAGTCAAGCTGTGTTACACCATCAAGGCAAATCTCACCCTCTGGCACTGTGTGTTTGGCCATGGAAACCAAAAAGAGAGGATCTGAAAAGATGAGTACAAAACAGCCTGCTCATAGGAAGTCACTGGATGCATTTGGGCAGAGAACATCTCAGTATAGAGGTGTAACAAG ACATAGATGGACTGGTAGATATGAAGCACATTTGTGGGACAATAGTTGCAAGAAAGAAGGGCAAACTAGAAAAGGGAGGCAAG TTTATCTTG GGGGTTATGACATGGAAGAGAAAGCTGCAAGAGCCTATGATTGCGCTGCTATTAAGTATTGGGGAGTTTCAACACATATAAATTTCCCT TTGGAAAATTACCAGCAGCAGCTGGAGGAAATGAAGAACATGACCCGTCAAGAATACGTTGCACATTTAAGAAG GAGAAGTAGTGGTTTCTCAAGGGGGGCTTCAATGTACAGAGGGGTGACAAG GCATCATCAACATGGAAGATGGCAAGCTCGGATTGGCCGGGTTGCAGGAAACAAAGATCTCTATCTCGGGACATTCA GCACACAAGAAGAAGCTGCAGAAGCTTATGACATAGCTGCAATCAAATTCCGTGGAGTTAGTGCTGTCACAAACTTTGATATAACACGATACGATGTGGATAAAATTATGGCAAGCAATACATTACTTGCTGGAGAGCTTGCTAGACGTAACAAAGACAGAGAACCTCAACCTACCAGTGAGGCCGTTCCAACATATGTTAATCCGATAAAAGCTAATAACAATGAGGAACATATTCAACTGGAGCAAAATGCAAGCAGTTTAAATTGGAAAGTGATGCTGGATCAGTTCCCACAGCAGCAGCAAAAACATAATGTTACTGGACAGCATTACAAGAACTCTTCTTTCTCAATGGCTTTACAGAATCTGATAGGAGATGAATCAACGAATTCGAGTCACTTATTAGTCAATGAATCAACTAAGATCAACAACCACCATTTATCGGATCCGTCTTCTTTGGTCACAAGCCTAGATAGTTCCAGAGAAGGTAGTCCTGATAAATCAGGCACTGCAGCGATACGCTTTGCGACACCATCTATTTATAGTTCTTGGATCACTTCTTCCCAATCAAGAGCAGCTCAAATTTCCACAGCTCAGTTGCCAGTTTTTGCTGCTTGGAATAATAGCTCTTAG